The following coding sequences are from one Mytilus trossulus isolate FHL-02 chromosome 8, PNRI_Mtr1.1.1.hap1, whole genome shotgun sequence window:
- the LOC134728077 gene encoding F-box only protein 39-like translates to MESSWVVGKVCEIFTSVSRIFTSGMEQSSWVDLPDVVVIELFRFLKDKDRAAAALACKNWARLFKTPCLWRSRHFEMGGYRAHNNGSRACAFSSLFGHYVRYLSISCSHPSYHTTKIFQRAIEDVLGKMRTSNLFEFELERLELERFWKYETPRDKLIACFVRFLKTQKYLKIFDMTAAQCNLDGGCRILQAVGNNSGHKVQDVFIEDFFHSRLAVFQTDHYKSAIYKFTNINYLGINYNCLSDEIIETFSKTLEGKLECMNIKVYRNDPHFHTISGSQWSMLRRKCPKLKVTMWFESIGHSTDIIPVLVKEIPLKDLHIWTGYDDDVEWRLAITIDHIANSYANTLSMLSLELDNNHEFVDDNVLALLQKCKKLNQLTLNANVVVSTIRDICLLRSEKKTTLQSLHLTACGLSEQEWTVLCQIKDEFAEMIEQQGLDYKFCTDLLIDLTPM, encoded by the exons ATGGAAAGTAGTTGGGTTGTTGGAAAAGTTTGTGAGATATTCACGTCAGTATCAAGAATATTTACCAGTGGTATGGAACAGTCGTCATGGGTTGATCTACCAGATGTCGTAGTTATAGAGTTATTCCGATTCTTAAAAGACAAAGATCGAGCCGCTGCCGCGCTAGCATGTAAAAACTGGGCAAGATTGTTTAAGACGCCGTGCCTATGGCGCTCTCGACATTTTGAGATGGGAGGTTATAGAGCGCACAATAATGGAAGTCGGGCTTGTGCGTTTTCGAGTTTATTCGGACACTATGTTAGATATTTATCGATATCGTGTAGCCATCCTTCTTACcacacaacaaaaatattccAGAGAGCTATCGAGGACGTTCTAGGGAAAATGCGCACGTCGAATCTATTCGAGTTCGAGctggaaagattagaacttgAACGCTTTTGGAAGTACGAAACACCCCGTGATAAATTAATAGCAtgttttgtaagatttttaaaaacacaaaaatatttgaaaatattcgaTATGACAGCTGCGCAATGTAATTTAGATGGTGGATGTCGGATTCTACAAGCAGTGGGCAATAACTCTGGTCACAAAGTACAAGATGTGTTTATTGAAGATTTCTTTCATTCGAGGTTAGCAGTATTTCAAACTGATCATTATAAGTCTGCgatttacaaatttacaaacattAATTATTTAGGAATCAATTACAACTGCTTATCCGATGAAATTATTGAAACGTTTTCTAAAACACTAGAAGGAAAATTGGAGTGTATGAACATCAAAGTTTACCGAAACGACCCCCATTTTCACACTATTAGCGGCAGCCAGTGGTCTATGTTACGTCGGAAATGTCCAAAGTTGAAGGTAACCATGTGGTTTGAAAGCATTGGGCATTCTACAGATATAATCCCGGTTCTTGTGAAGGAGATTCCATTAAAAGATTTACATATATGGACAGGGTATGATGATGATGTGGAATGGAGACTAGCAATAACGATAGATCATATTGCAAATTCCTACGCCAATACTTTAA GCATGCTGTCGTTAGAGCTCGATAATAATCACGAATTTGTAGACGATAATGTTCTGGCACTGTTACAGAAGTGTAAGAAACTAAACCAACTCACTCTCAATGCCAATGTTGTGGTCAGTACGATCAGGGATATCTGTCTCTTACGGTCAGAAAAGAAAACAA CCTTACAGTCCCTCCACCTGACCGCATGTGGACTGTCCGAACAAGAATGGACTGTCCTGTGTCAAATCAAAGACGAGTTTGCTGAGATGATAGAGCAACAAGGTCTGGATTACAAATTCTGTACCGATTTGTTAATAGACCTTACGCCAATGTAA
- the LOC134728076 gene encoding uncharacterized protein DDB_G0290685-like, translated as MCDLGQSSDWGYLPDVALIEVYKYLDDNERVAAARVCKNWLRLFETPLLWRYRCVSFGGFDAMGTADRACRYIKRFGKHLRSLAIRFQGPTYRTVKVISQATEVFLKKLAVIANMRLKEFTLYHANMENHWHFVASKNRVVASLCRFLRRCRELEVLNLIAARVTLVDGCRILESLGRGAASKTLKFLYMEDMFQTNVIPISISRYRNAMSKMKGLTYIYTNYNTVNGEILRHFAREQKMKTFTLTIDCDINSWVIEPETWTYFKRQCPDTKVIFYIYASGFRHGIQHALPETVPMKEIDIIAWPAIVESRAEAQTRLCGLIHHISNVYSDTLESFSLHLDKNQPVDDEILYFLGRCYRLKHLSLFCKMSVNTVEKICQMQYDKQLNLRSLNLGVLGLDETELKYLMTVRVQLTQAISQSNNNVVITSEIESDDDDEESMEEESEEEEENEEDVLEDEDEDENVEEENGHVLGNLDGQANEEQPLAAVVNNEEENNEEGNENNEEGNQDEDGDIIGNIDGQANAEQPREGVNNEDEGNEDEEENENNEETHEIVEAIENEEGDESNCLLVQHDEVEDGDQNDVEVNNGNQDENNLNEGNAILNTENIDCGNVDDEDNVEQYNEEESLVGGQQEIRTIIGHHSLNGENGQPQHIEGDRTNSEHNYGMSFDQYYENISVIEDVINYDTENIGIDEQSNMQEINGYPGENSQNNDSDISTGHCVGYVEVSPLENMWTRAREDFHDVDNEVSQYFPWEDIVIDGAPFRGSFNEDNGDNIENGDNIENGDNIDNGDNIDNERNDENSEEVKRENVEINDEDGTSNIEQESLFNNADDNDNDERGVDAGNCHNDEEGNNENNVENIDQDDENIDHENDNIDHEDDIHDGIDDSDIDNEDAEDDEADETDNADENDDENDDENEGDDEGDEEEDEDSVDDIFAQLMAETDDEEEDEDYDVVLMEDRSEDDESTEYEDEGDDENDDGSINAAETTDEEL; from the exons ATGTGTGATTTAGGACAAAGTAGCGACTGGGGTTATCTTCCAGATGTTGCTCTAATAGAGGTTTACAAATATTTGGATGACAATGAAAGAGTGGCTGCAGCCCGTGTATGTAAAAACTGGTTGCGGCTCTTCGAAACGCCATTGCTATGGCGGTACCGGTGTGTTAGCTTTGGTGGATTCGATGCTATGGGCACGGCCGACAGAGCTTGTAGATATATTAAAAGGTTTGGAAAACACTTGCGATCATTAGCTATAAGATTCCAGGGACCTACCTATCGAACGGTGAAAGTCATTTCTCAAGCGACTGAAGTCTTTCTAAAGAAGTTAGCAGTCATAGCAAATATGCGACTCAAAGAATTTACACTCTACCATGCTAATATGGAAAATCACTGGCATTTTGTGGCCTCAAAAAATCGTGTCGTTGCTTCGCTCTGCCGTTTTCTGAGAAGATGCCGGGAACTTGAGGTACTGAACTTAATCGCTGCACGTGTAACACTTGTAGACGGCTGTAGAATATTAGAGTCCCTCGGCCGGGGAGCAGCATCAAAAactctgaaatttttatacatgGAAGACATGTTCCAAACCAATGTCATCCCTATCTCTATATCACGTTATAGAAATGCCATGTCAAAGATGAAAGGACTAACTTATATTTATACTAACTACAACACAGTGAACGGAGAAATCTTACGGCATTTCGCTAGGGAACagaaaatgaaaacttttactCTTACTATTGATTGCGACATCAATAGTTGGGTGATAGAACCAGAGACATGGACCTACTTTAAGAGGCAATGTCCTGATACCAAAGTCATATTTTATATCTATGCTTCTGGATTCCGTCATGGCATACAACATGCACTCCCAGAAACTGTTCCTATGAAAGAGATTGACATTATTGCATGGCCAGCAATTGTAGAGTCTAGAGCAGAGGCACAAACTAGATTGTGTGGATTGATTCACCACATCAGTAACGTTTACTCTGATACCCTAG AAAGTTTCAGCCTTCACCTTGACAAGAATCAGCCAGTTGACGACGAGATCCTGTACTTTCTCGGGAGATGTTATCGTCTCAAACATCTGAGTCTGTTCTGTAAAATGTCTGTTAACACTGTGGAGAAGATTTGTCAGATGCAGTATGATAAACAATTAA ATCTGCGATCCCTGAATCTTGGTGTGTTGGGTTTAGATGAAACAGAACTGAAGTATTTAATGACCGTCCGAGTACAACTTACACAAGCTATCAGTCAAAGTAATAATAACGTCGTCATCACATCGGAGATCGAGTCAGACGATGATGACGAGGAAAGCATGGAAGAGGAATCGGAAGAGGAAGAGGAAAACGAAGAAGATGTTTTAGAAGATGAAGATGAGGACGAAAATGTTGAGGAGGAAAATGGTCACGTACTTGGTAATCTCGATGGACAGGCAAATGAAGAACAACCTCTTGCGGCTGTTGTAAATAATGAGGAGGAGAACAACGAAGAgggaaatgaaaataatgaagaGGGCAACCAAGATGAAGATGGTGACATAATTGGAAATATTGATGGACAGGCTAATGCAGAACAACCTCGTGAGGGGGTCAATAATGAGGATGAGGGCAACGAAGATGAGgaggaaaatgaaaataatgaagaGACCCATGAAATTGTAGAGGCAATTGAAAATGAAGAGGGAGACGAAAGCAATTGTTTACTTGTTCAACATGATGAGGTCGAGGATGGTGATCAGAACGATGTAGAGGTTAACAATGGGAACCAAGACGAAAACAATTTGAATGAAGGAAACGCTATACTTAATACTGAAAACATTGATTGTGGAAATGTAGATGATGAAGACAATGTGGAACAATACAATGAAGAAGAAAGCCTGGTCGGTGGTCAACAGGAAATCAGAACAATTATTGGACATCACTCTTTGAATGGTGAAAATGGTCAGCCTCAACACATCGAAGGCGACAGGACTAATAGTGAACATAATTATGGAATGAGTTTTGATCAGTATTACGAAAATATATCTGTCATAGAAGACGTCATTAATTATGATACAGAAAATATTGGAATAGATGAACAGAGCAACATGCAAGAGATCAATGGTTATCCAGGAGAAAACAGTCAGAATAATGACAGTGATATCAGTACTGGGCATTGCGTTGGATACGTAGAAGTTTCCCCCTTGGAGAATATGTGGACCCGTGCCAGAGAAGATTTCCATGATGTCGATAACGAGGTCAGCCAATACTTCCCCTGGGAGGATATTGTAATCGATGGAGCCCCGTTCAGAGGAAGCTTTAATGAAGATAATGGTGATAATATCGAGAATGGAGATAATATCGAGAATGGAGATAATATCGATAATGGAGATAATATCGATAATGAAAGGAACGATGAAAATAGTGAAGAGGTCAAAAGAGAGAATGTAGAAATAAACGATGAAGATGGCACTTCCAACATCGAACAGGAGAGTTTGTTTAATAACGCAGATGACAATGATAACGATGAAAGAGGAGTGGATGCAGGCAATTGTCACAATGATGAAGAAGGAAACAACGAAAACAATGTCGAAAACATCGATCAAGACGATGAAAACATCGACCATGAAAACGATAACATTGACCATGAAGATGATATCCATGATGGCATTGACGATTCCGATATCGATAATGAAGATGCTGAAGACGACGAAGCCGATGAAACTGATAATGCGGATGAGAATGATGACGAGAATGACGATGAGAATGAAGGTGATGATGAAGGCGACGAAGAAGAAGATGAAGATTCAGTCGATGACATTTTTGCCCAATTAATGGCTGAAACTGATGATGAAGAGGAGGACGAAGACTATGATGTTGTATTAATGGAGGATAGATCTGAGGATGACGAGTCTACTGAGTATGAAGATGAGGGTGATGATGAAAACGACGATGGATCGATAAACGCAGCAGAAACAACGGACGaagaattgtaa
- the LOC134728078 gene encoding transmembrane protein 199-like yields the protein MEPKVKVTERIRELLQDVTEKLNTDTTNEIEEIKTYILKNEKNTEIPFRLVHFAYKTRNPEKCSLYLNELLEDSDLILKEYVPPTRNPELEARIKKLKTQQENRDYKKMTKNVGTFKVHEPGSIGKELKTLNNQMIGVFNFVLTVGGAFVFGYMATKYAFADSGQDSFPLQLMSGLVLGTIVFFADLYFLVKEDMR from the exons ATGGAACCAAAAGTGAAAGTTACAGAAAGAATCAGAGAGTTACTTCAAGATGTAACAGAAAAACTGAACACTGAcacaacaaatgaaatagaggaaataaaaacatacattttaaagaatgaaaagaACACTGAAATACCATTCAGACTTGTTCATTTTGCATATAAAACCAGAAATCCAG AAAAATGcagtttatatttaaatgaactCTTAGAAGACAGTGATCTTATTTTAAAGGAATATGTTCCACCTACAAGA aATCCAGAACTTGAAGCTAGGATTAAAAAACTGAAGACACAACAAGAAAACAGGGACTACAAAAAGATGACAAAAAATGTTGGAACATTCAAG gttCATGAACCAGGTTCCATTGGAAAAGAAT tgaAAACACTGAACAATCAGATGATAGGAGTGTTTAACTTTGTATTGACAGTGGGCGGGGCTTTTGTCTTTGGATACATGGCTACAAAGTATGCATTTGCTGATTCTGGACAAGATTCTTTCCCTTTG cAATTGATGTCTGGATTAGTACTTGGTACCATCGTGTTCTTTGCTGACCTTTATTTCTTAGTGAAAGAGGACATGAGGTGA